AAAACAAAAAACTCGCTGAACAACAGAACAGTTTAGCATCTATACTTGCACTTGGCTGAAGCTGTTTGTTACATAGTAGGCTGGCAAAATTTAAATTTTTAAAAATTCTGTTTATTGAATAGCAATCCAACCAATATAACTCTAGTGTTAAATGGTGAGCTTTATTTTGTGTTGGTATATATTTTAAAAATTCAGGCACAAAAAAAAGCCTTACTAAAAGTAAGGCTTACAAAATTATAGCTAATAAGATCGCTAATAAATTAAGCAGCAGCTAAGGCATTAATGTGTTTAGCCAACTTAGATTTGTTATTAGCAGCTTTATTTTTATGAATAATATTACGCTTAGCTAATTTGTCCAGCATAGAAGAAACTTTTTTAAACAGTTCCTGAGCTTCAGCTTGGTCCGTGGTACCTTTTAACTTCTTAATAAAAGTACGGGTAGTTTTTGCCTGATATCTGTTTAATAAACGTTTAGTCTCGTTTGCTCTAATTCTTTTTAATGCCGACTTATGGTTAGCCATGATTTATTAATATTATTTTTAAATATTTATGTCTATTTACAAATTGAGTGTGCAAAGTTAATATGATTTTACTACGATTCCAAACTTAGTTTATAATTTTCTTGTAAGTTTAAGTTAGTAATCTGTTAACCCAGATAGCACCCGCCTTGTTTTTCCGCTTTTGATTTGGGATGTAATGTAACCAATTTTAGAACGTAAAGGTTTCCTGTTATAATTGTAGCCCGAAAGCAAGGCCCAAAACAACGTTCTCTGGACAAAAAATTAAAAAAACTCAGCATAGTATCTTCATGCCAGTAATTGAAAGCTCTTACCGGGCACCCCTTTATTTTTTTAACGGCCATTTACAAACTATTATTCCCAGTTTATTCCGCGAAGTACCCCAAGTGCACTACCAACGCCAGCGCCTGGATACGCCGGATGGCGATTTCCTGGATTTAGATTGGAGTAAAATTAAAACCGCTACCAACACATTAGTTATTCTATCGCATGGTTTAGAAGGAGATGCCAACCGGCCCTATATAAAAGGTATGGTTAAGGCCATGAACCAGATCGGCTTTGATGCCTTAGCCTGGAATTTTAGAAGTTGCAGTGGCGAACCTAACAAGCTGCTCCGTTCGTACCACATGGGCGCAACCGATGATTTAGATTTAGTAGTAAAGCACGTTTTAACGCTTCATCAATACCACGAAATATACCTGACTGGTTTTAGCATGGGTGGCAACATTACGCTCAACTACCTGGGGCAACAGCCGGAGCAACTACCTGAACAAATTAAAAAAGCTGCGGTATTTTCGGTGCCTTGCCATATTAGCAGCGCTTCCCGCAAAATGGCGCAATTTGAAAACCGGATTTACATGCAGCGGTTTTTAAAAAGCTTACGCAAAAAACTAATCGATAAAACTTCTTTAATGCCAGCTACCATGAACCTGGACGGCTACCACCGGTTACGTACGTTTCCGGAGTTCGACGAACGTTATACCGCGCCTATTCATGGGTTTAAAGACGCGCACGATTATTATACCAAGTGCAGCTCCAAACAATATTTAGCCAACATCCGCGTACCAACGCTGCTCGTAAACGCAAAGAATGATCCTTTTTTATCGCCGGAATGCTTTCCGGTAGCAGAGGCACAGGCAAACCCGTACTTTTATCTGGAAATACCTCCAGATGGCGGGCACGTTGGCTTTGTCGAGAATTACCGGCAGAATAAATATTACTCCGAACGCCGGGCAATCGAATTTTTTAAAAAAGGCTTTAGTTAAACTATACTGCCATTGGATCTTTGCTATCGCGCACGTACAAAACCGAAAGGGCAGCACAAAACATAAAAATACCCGCCAATACGATGGTATAAATGGCCTGACCATGGAATAGCTGCTTCACCATAATGCCACTGAAAAGGCCGTTTACAATTTGCGGGAAGGTGATAAAAAAATTAAAAATCCCCATGTAAACGCCCATCTTTTTAGCCGGGATGGAGCCGGACAAAATAGCGTAAGGCATAGCTAAAATACTGCCCCAGGCCAGCCCTACTCCTACCATGGCGAGTATAAGTAACTTAGGATCTTGAATAAAATAGATAGATAACAAGCCTAATCCGCCGGCAGTTAACGAAAGGGCGTGGGCCGTTTTGCGACTGGTTGCCCGCACGACCGTAGGAAGAAACAAAGCGTAAATGGCGGAAACACCGTTATAAATACCAAATAAAATGCCTACCCAATTACCGGCATCGGCATATTGGGTGGAGGCAGTATCGTTGGGTAAAATGTGGTAAACGTGCTGGGCTACTGCCGGAGTAGCATAAACCCACATCGAAAATAAAGCAAACCAGCTAAAAAATTGCACCAGACCTAACTGCCGCATGGTAACGGGCATTTTTGAAAAATCGGTAAAAATAGCGGATAAACCTTTGGGTTCTTCGGTAGCCTCGTGGGGATGAAATTGCGCGTGTTCTGCTGGCGCGTATTCCTTGGTAGAAATTACCGTCCAGAGAATAGAACCGATTAAAATAATAGCTCCGGTATAAAAAGAATAAACCACATTATCGGGTACCTGGCCGGGCAACGCAGTTTTGGATATACCTAACCATTCGGCTAAAATATACGGCAACGACGAACCTAATACCGCCCCTACTCCAATTAAAAAGGTTTGCACCGAAAAACCATCACTTCGTTGATCATCCGGTAAGTTATCAGCTACTAACGCCCGGAATGGCTCCATCGCCACATTAAAAGATGCGTCCATAATCATCAGCATACCGGCACCAATAATGATGGGTGGTATCATAGCGGCCAGCACGGCCGAGTTAGGCATAATGATTAATGCCAGGGCTGATAACAGAGCACCCGTTAAAAAGTACGGCCGCCGGCGCCCCAAACGGTTCCAGGTACGGTCGGAGTAATGACCAACAATGGGCTGCACCACCATACCGGTAATGGGAGCCGCCAGCCAGAATAACGATAAATGCTCTACATCGGCCCCAAAGGTTTGCAGAATGCGGGAAGCATTGCCATTTTGCAGGGCAAACCCGAACTGAATTCCTAAGAAGCCAAAACTCATATTAAATATTTGCCAAAAATTTAAGCGCGGCTTCGCTAAAGCGGTTCTGGAAGTAGAAGCGGGTGGAGACAGGGATGCCATTTGTTTGGTTTGAGTAATTGAAACTACATCTTAGATAAGATTAAACCGGTTAAATTAAGACAGTTAGGTCTTTCGGTCAGAACCAGGTTAATCTTTCTATAAGATATTGATAAATTTTCATCTTCCGATGCAATGGCCCTAATTTTACTTTCAGGATACTACTCTACCAACCCCAGTTTTTTAAAATTCCAGTATCCAGGCATCGGTTGGGGCAATGTTGATAGGTATGCCGGCTTGAATATCTGTTATAAAAATAGATCCACCCGTTAGCAGATTTTTTAAATTTACTTCCTTCTTCACTGCAATTTGTAACTCGTTAAATAACTCCGCTGGCAAATGCAGGATAGTGGCTAAGGGGTGATAGCGGTCGAAGTTGGCAACAATTAAAATGCGTTGGTTAGTAGTATACCGCAGATAAGCGTACTGCTTGTGCGAGAAACCAGGCAGATTGGCTAACTCGTAAAACTGACCAGCGCGAATTGCTTCGTTCTGCCGGGTAACTGTTAAAAGTTGCTGGTAAAAAGCCCGTAAATTTCTTTGCTCCTCGTTTAGATGTCCGCCGTCGAAAAGGCCATGGTTCATCCATTTTTGGTGCTCCGGAACGCCCCAGTAATCGAATATAGTGGTGCGGTTATCTTCGCCGCTAAACCCTTCGTTGCCTGCTCCGGGTTCGCCTACTTCCTGACCAAAATAGATCATAACGGGACCCGA
The sequence above is a segment of the Adhaeribacter swui genome. Coding sequences within it:
- the rpsT gene encoding 30S ribosomal protein S20, with translation MANHKSALKRIRANETKRLLNRYQAKTTRTFIKKLKGTTDQAEAQELFKKVSSMLDKLAKRNIIHKNKAANNKSKLAKHINALAAA
- a CDS encoding YheT family hydrolase, whose translation is MPVIESSYRAPLYFFNGHLQTIIPSLFREVPQVHYQRQRLDTPDGDFLDLDWSKIKTATNTLVILSHGLEGDANRPYIKGMVKAMNQIGFDALAWNFRSCSGEPNKLLRSYHMGATDDLDLVVKHVLTLHQYHEIYLTGFSMGGNITLNYLGQQPEQLPEQIKKAAVFSVPCHISSASRKMAQFENRIYMQRFLKSLRKKLIDKTSLMPATMNLDGYHRLRTFPEFDERYTAPIHGFKDAHDYYTKCSSKQYLANIRVPTLLVNAKNDPFLSPECFPVAEAQANPYFYLEIPPDGGHVGFVENYRQNKYYSERRAIEFFKKGFS
- a CDS encoding MFS transporter — its product is MASLSPPASTSRTALAKPRLNFWQIFNMSFGFLGIQFGFALQNGNASRILQTFGADVEHLSLFWLAAPITGMVVQPIVGHYSDRTWNRLGRRRPYFLTGALLSALALIIMPNSAVLAAMIPPIIIGAGMLMIMDASFNVAMEPFRALVADNLPDDQRSDGFSVQTFLIGVGAVLGSSLPYILAEWLGISKTALPGQVPDNVVYSFYTGAIILIGSILWTVISTKEYAPAEHAQFHPHEATEEPKGLSAIFTDFSKMPVTMRQLGLVQFFSWFALFSMWVYATPAVAQHVYHILPNDTASTQYADAGNWVGILFGIYNGVSAIYALFLPTVVRATSRKTAHALSLTAGGLGLLSIYFIQDPKLLILAMVGVGLAWGSILAMPYAILSGSIPAKKMGVYMGIFNFFITFPQIVNGLFSGIMVKQLFHGQAIYTIVLAGIFMFCAALSVLYVRDSKDPMAV